tttttatatttgagtatattttaatttgaCCAAAAAGgaatacatttagaaaattatCACCTTCATTGACTTTCTCAGGATGCCATCCTGTTGTCCAACCTAGGGAAAATGTCACATCTGGAAAGAAGGATGTCACAGTGTCTATAAAAGGTTTTGCATCCACTACTCTGCTATTTCCATTTGGACCAGGAAGAATATCAGCATTAATCCACACTGGACGCTTCAGATGCCTCTTCACATTTTCCAAGAGCATCATGGATGGTTCTACAGCTGCCAGACTAAAAACAATTTGTTGTCAATGAGATATATTCCTAAAGTAAAAGTTCTTTTAGACTGCTGGCTTTAATATTGTCAAATtcataataaaagtataatacCATAATGCCTGAATTAAACAAAATCACAGAGCAGATAGCACTAGAGGGGAAAGCTAACATGTGCCATATCTTAAAATGTTGATTTATACTTACTATTCATGAAGGTACCTAAAAGGGTCTATAAATGTATGAATAATGACACTACATGTAGACAGAGGTTTCAAAACTCTGTATTAGGATCACTCCGTATAAAAACAATTTATGAAAAGACACAAACATTCACTCATCAGAGAATgtataaataagatttaaaaattaaatacactcaTAACCTGCAAATTCAAGTTTATGAAAATACCCAAAGTGCACTCAGGCCCCATGTCTCTAATACCAGCTCATGACCTTGGAGAAAAGGGCTTCTTTTCCTTCATGCATACTTGTGTGAGTCTGGACACATAAACACATTTCTAAAAATGATTGCCAAGTGTAAAATTATAACATTTCCTTAAAGCTTTTAtaaacttcattttttcctttattgtaaACACCTTTCCTGGAAACAAGAGACAACtatattttagttacttttaaACTAAAAAGCAGCTTCAGTCTTTTTACTTCCCTACATCTTTTTTAACGGACACATATATCTTGAAACAATAAGATTTTAATCAGCCTACATAATTTTTACtgattaaaaatacacacacaaactttaTTGGAAAGCTACGCTACTTATAATTCTGAATGTCTTCTGAACCTTTAAGGCCTATGTTCATTTCTAAGAAAATTAGCTTTTAGTGAATACAGCGATGGGAGGCTAAGAATCTGGGAGATGGATACTGGAAGCGAGAACATTCAGCACCTCTTCTcacctttccatttttcttcttaatggaTTGGAGTCCTTCTGCCTATGCTTCTACCACTCTTCACCTCACTCCTTTTGGGCCTCCTATTTTAAGagcttcattattttaataacttcattatttATAGGGTCATATTTATTAGTGAGCAAGGATACTGTTCACCAAAACCAGAGGAAACCAGCCTCTCTTTCACTCTGCTCCCATGTAATAAACTGCTTTTTTCTCACTCTTATGCCCCTGAAATGGAGGCCCTAGATTTTAGTGGACTGATAAACTCTAATGCTAGACCTTACAGACTCTAATTTAGATGCTGTCATTTCTCTGTCTCAAATGCTTTCTGCCTTGAATGGTATCAATGCCATGTTAAAAACCACAATTCTGAGATCTGGCCAGCTGTACTTCCTACAAAATTCCCCCATTTTTAGTAGCAAGCAACTTGTATCTATTACTCTAAAGCTTGCTTGTCTCCAAGTCCCACAGCAGCAGCCAAGTCCCCGTGGGGCTCTGCTCTTCATGGGTGGAGTGGGAGGTAACCTTGAACTAATCCACGCATGTCTCCTCTCCTTTTCCAGAAAGGATTCTTATTTCTTAAGAAATCTGGTGTCTGTGGAGGTTGGGTTAAACACTAATTTCCAGTTTACGTTTAGGAGGAAGCTTATGCTTTCTCAATTTAGTAAGCTGACATCAGGCTGTTTAACAATGGTTCGCCATCTGATAATATCTAGTCTCAGCATATTCTCTCCCAAACTGAAATTCCACCAGCATGTATTAATTGTCTACTACATGCAAAACACTGCACAGTTAGACATACAGAGCTAAGACACAGAACATAATGAAATAAGAATTTAATGTACatattctgttttatatgtaaatattttaattatcacTAATATAGACTATAGTAATGTCATTTTCCCTTACCAGAaacttaaataagaaaaacaaaacctatattaagaaaaccacaaaactttactaagaagaaaacaactttttgttgtagttttaattttctggagctttacaaaataattaataaaattcctCTGGAAGAGTAAATGTGGAGGAAAAGCCataacatttttggaaaaaaaaaaaagactgaggatGAACTTTGCCCAAGAGCAAGATACAATGTTTACTACGAAGAATAACATACTATGTTCCTAGcctggaagactcaatattacaAATATTGCAAAATTACACTTCGTTCCCAACTAATCTATAAATTCCATGtaattctaatttaaaatatcCGTGGATATCATTCTCAATCCTTACATGTATTAGTATTAAGTTTCCCATAAAGAAATGACAAAAGGTCTGCCAAAATGATCATTTGAAGAGGAGGGTCCTGATCAGTATACtacctaaaatttctttttggtaGTACTTATTTAGGAAATTCCAGGGAAGATATAAACTTAGATCTtatagaatagattttttttctaaaaagttaCTTGGTAAGTCAAACTTCTCAGTACCTATTTTCCTATTAACTTTGTTTAGAAATTGGggctaacaaaataaaaatcatacttaaaatgataataaaccatttaaaattacattctaAGGTAAAATtccagataaaaattttaaatcatcatATATTACTTAGTTATTGCGTGTATACAAACAAAATAACTCAGAGGCACAAAACAAGAACTATTAAAATTTGACTATTAGGTCATTCAGCTACTCTTACAGACGTAGTGCAGAGTTCCGGTTCAGAGTGTGAACTCTTCAGCCAGGCTGGCAGCTCTCCTACCGATTACATGACCACAAGCAGGCTACTTACCCTTCTCTGcctctgttccttcatctggaaaatgagaataggaataACCTACTTCTTAGGATTGTTATGAAGACTAAATGAATTTACACATTTAATgctcttagaacagtgtctgacacacagtaagtgcttatATAATTGTTAGTTAAATTCATTCCCCTTCAAATATGTTATGAccaaaactctttttttaatggcACAGCCTTTCAGTGGTAGCTGCTAGCATTTAGGAATGAAGGAGCTGGTCTGACTGGTGAGGAACCAAAGAATATATCacaggggcttcactggtggcacagtggttgggaatccatctgccaatgcaggggacatgggtttgagccctggtccgggaagatcccacatgccgtggagcaactaagcccatgcaccacaactattgagcccacatgctgcaactactgaagcccgtgtacctagagccaatgctccgcaacaagagaagccaccacaatgagagggcCATGTACTGCagggaagagtggcccctgctcgccacagctagacaAAGtatgtgtgcagcaacaaaggcccaacacagccaaaaataaataaaataaataaatttaaaaaataagaatatatgacAGAGAGCAAGTCTACGGGCAATagtaaacatcaaaaaaaaaaaaaaaaaaactgagcacATGAAAAGGCAAGGAGCTCTAAAATTCAGCTCACCAAGCACTAATGATTAAATGCTTTATTTCACAGTACAGAGAACACTGGACTGGCTCCAGGAAACCTGGGATCTGGTCCTAGCTCAGCTCTCAAGCTTAGCTattgtcacttaacctctctaggaCTAAGTTTCTTTGTCAAGAAAATGGAGTTGGACCATTCACCCCTCTAAAAGCTTTAACATCTTGAAACAGCTTTCATTCACCAACAGTGTAAAGAGGTTGACTGGTACACTCAGGCCCCCAACAACTGATGAGTAATCTTAAAAACCCTGTGAGTAAGAGCTCCAAATCCTTATTAATTTCTTGagataattcaattttaaaatattgtgcaaAGATAAGGCAGGATTACCACACATCCTAGATTTTCATAGCAGTTGCCTTCATGGGCCTTATGGTGAGCTTTTATGGTGTCACAATAAATTCCTGGCTTTCCCTATAATTTTTATACTGCCAATACCACAGAAGTAAAATTTTCCGTGATAGCCACAGGGAAGGAAACAACACCTAATCTTGCTCTCTTCATTATCAGtgtttccaaaatattatttttaagaaacttttcAGTTATTAAAGAATTCTAGATAATTCCCCTTCCACAAATATAATAACACAAATCAAGTAGGAAACGCATTAACTACCCCAACAACTGCCAAATCTCTCTCTCGAACTACTTTTTAATGAAAGTGGTATTCTAAATTTACCATTCTACTATTACAATGGTCACTTAGGATAActtcttatataaaaattaacttaattttaGCCTTAAAGGGTTCCCAAGAAACAATTTTAGCAAACAACTCAGTGTGTCTTTGGTCCATTCCTGAAACATATTAGTTTGcaattccattttcagtttagaTGAAGTATAAAGTTATTTAGTCAAGCACAGATATATgaagttattgatttttttccatattgtTATTCTATAACAACTAGGAGACTGAACATGTTTGTACAAATACCTCTTAAAATCCAGTTTGATGCCTTTATTGCTTTTTATAACTTCAGCCAGCCATTCCTGTAAAGTATTATCACTGTTTGTTTCAGGAGGATGAGCCATGATTGGTTGGCCATGTTCTGATCCAGCACTTGGAAAAATGACATCAGCCTCTATCATATGAGCAGTACCTGTCCAGATAAAATAACTTACATTAATGCTAATAAAATAGAGACTGTAGGAGACGGCATATTCAGTATCCTTTTGAGGaagataaaaggaaggaaagaaaataaaatttcctgagTAAAGACTAAGTGCCAGGTACTATGTCAAGCCTTACATGTTGCACTTATTTGTTACACGTGAGCAAACAGGCAGTGAGGAGTGCAATACCTTTGCCTAGGTCACACTCAAGCTGTTGTcctaatatttaatttcttctcaGTATATGGCAAAGTGAGAATACAAAGGGAggcttaataagtatttgttgactcTTCTGAGAACAACAATAGTACTTTTATCTTCTCACTCCTCAAATTAGAAACTACAGATGTTTATTGTTTATGATTGAAATTGTATGTTAGAGATTCAGTTCCTTGACCTAAAGCTTGGCTACTATGGAAAAGCACACATCCCTGGAATGGGTAAAGAGCTTCACCAGTCACTTAGTGTGACTGTGCTTAGCAGGCTCTGATAGACTAACTCCAAAGATGGCTGACAACAATTCCTCCCATATGTACATGCCTCTCTCCTcatctctttctcctccccttgagTCTGGGCTggttttgtgacttgctttgaccagtgGAAGGTAGTGGAAGTAAAACTCTCAGTTCTAAGTCAAGCCCTTAAAAGGCCTGGCAGCTTCTGCTTTCATCCTCTTGAAAGCCAGCTACCATGTAAAGAAGTTCAGGTAAGACTACTGAAGACTCAGAAaccacatggagagagagaagccTCATGGAAGAAAACTAAGACCTCCTGCCCGACAGACAGCATGAAGGTCTCTGACATGTGAGTGAGGCCATTTTAGAATTTCTAggcccagctgagctcccagccaaATGCAGCAACATGAGTGCTCCCAATCTATACCACATGGAACAGAAGAACCACTAGCTGACCCacaaaatcatgaaaaatgataaatcactgtcattttaagccacaaagttttggGGGTAGTTTattacacagcaacagaaaacaaacagaaatagcTACCTGGAAGTGGGGCCCTGCCATAACAAAAACCTGAAACCTGTGACACTGGTTTTGGGATCCAGCAGATTCTAGAAAGGCACTGTTAAAGCAAGTTAGAAGAGCAGTGAGGAAATTCTTTTCACGTAGTGGTGAAACTTTTGATAACGTTGGCACTTGTCGCAACTGGTGGAAGATAGAGAGGGTGCCTAGTCAATTTGTGGATTTGGCTAAGGAGGTTTCCAGGCAGAATGTTGAAAATGCCAACGGGGTTTCTTTTAGCTCCTATGATAAAGAATGGGAAGAAAGAGCTGAGTTAAATAATTAACTATTTACATTTTAAGCAGCATAGAGAGGAAAAATTTCCAACTCACGACTTGTGCtgagttagaaaataaaaccattctTTCCAGCTGGCAGGAGATTCTCAAAGTAGGAGAAAGCCTCAGGTCAAAAGTCAAATCCAGGATGCCGTTAGTAAACCACGGCCTCGGGATCAAGACCAAACCAAGGATACAGCTACAAGACCCTTTATTAAGACTTCAGAAAGATGATGCCTTGGGTACCCACATAGCTAGACAAAAGAACATTATAGAATCTTAAGGGTGTTATCCCATAGCACCCTAACTAGCAGACCAAGTAGAGAGAGGCCTACCCCAAAGAGATCCAGCAATAAGGTTTTTGATTAAAGGGATGGTTTATAATTTGATATATAAAAAGACTAGTACATTTTTAATAGAGCTGTATCCACTCGgacctgaaaaaagaaaaaaagagagagacagttCAAAACGAAAAGAAGCCTACGAACTCTCAAATTTCTATAGGCAGGAAATAGGCTGAAAAAGCTACCCAGCTGCATATATAAGCCATTTTCCAATAAGCgtatgaagagatgctcaacatcattaaccttcagggaaatgcaaatctaaactacaatgagataccaattCACAAGTACTAGGAAGactataatgaaaaagacaataacaagtgttgacaaggacaTGGGGAGATTAGAAACCTCATCCAgtctgttggtgggactgtaagaAGGTGCAGCTTCTTCAGAAAAGcttgcagtttctcaaaaaaagttaaacagagttaTATTTAGATGCAATAGGTCAAGCTTCTGtctaatttcataaaaattaagcaaacatGACTTCTCAATGACTTAGCACAATATATGTAGGCATTCCATCTTCTCTATCAATGCAGTTGTAAAGGAGCATATAGGCCTTGGAATTCCTTAACAGTAATAGTCAGTGTCTCTATTTATTAACTCCATTCATTTCccatgaatagaaaaagaaatcactaaaTGGCAGTGACAAGGAGTCTCAGGTCCCATGTAAATTATGTTCCTGAAGGTCTCTTTTAAGAATAAGAATGGAAGCTAAGCAGTAGGGGGAAGAGATCATGGTGGCTTGAACTAGGATGATGACAACAGAGATGGACAGATGTGGactaattcaaaatatattttggaacagAATTATAATGTCTGAATAATAGAGCAGAtgcaagaaataaagaaaacaaagaatagatGATTTCCAGATTTCTGGCTTAAGAATAtacggggaattccctggcattccagtggttaagacttggcactttcactgccgtgggccctggccaaggaactaagatcccacaagatgcgtggtgtggccaaaaacaaacaaacaaacaaacaaacaaaagaatctaTGTGGATtatggtgccatttactgagatagcaaagatcaaggaAGTACAGGTTAGTAGACATAATTAAGaatttcattttgaataatttaaatcTGTGATGCATGAGAACTCTCTAAATGAAAACACCAAATAAGCAGTTGGATAGACTAATACAGAAGAGAGGGAGGCCTGGCCTGGAGACATGTTTGTGAGCTGTCCAGCCTCTCTCCCTATTCTCCCACCCCTGGTCCTTGGGTAGAAGCCTTTTGAAGGTCAGGGAATGCTTCTACTTTGGGAGACTGCCTGGTCACCATATTTCCCAACTCAGGGAGAGCCAGATGAGGAAGTCTGCCCATCAAGATTATCACTCCAACCACAGGAGCCCCAGCTTGTGACAAGAGCCAGACAGTAGAAAAcagctttgttttttctgattttctgcaCAAGAAAATCCCAAATAGTTGCTACTCACActcaaaacaaaactcaaagaaaTATGTTTATAGAAATGAAGTTAAACTTATCTATCTTGCCTATACTGTTTACATGCTCTAATGCagcaatttattatattttttaatacatttagtTGATGACTATAGTCACACTTTTCCTAAATATGTTacaaagcctttttttaaaaactacattttttattctcaaagacttgatgatttcaattttttaaccagcatttcttttaatatatatatttttaaaaatctacatgcaTAAATGttataacaaaaaaaattacattatatgtaataactttttaaaacaattttgactATTCTGAGGTCGGATGTGTTGACAATGCAACACCAAATGACACTCTTACATTGTTCCTcctgtactttgtttttttaaaacatagacaTTGTTGAAAATCCAGTATCACATGTTAATCAAAATAGAAACAGCTTCATTAATAATAGTTGTACTAAATTTAAGTATTCTGGGAGAAATAAGATAAACCAATAAAATAC
This genomic interval from Phocoena sinus isolate mPhoSin1 chromosome 3, mPhoSin1.pri, whole genome shotgun sequence contains the following:
- the FAM151B gene encoding protein FAM151B isoform X2, encoding MTATAGAPGSWSENILEYFLRNNQITTEDGAQIIWYHGANHKVQVNEALRSTAHMIEADVIFPSAGSEHGQPIMAHPPETNSDNTLQEWLAEVIKSNKGIKLDFKSLAAVEPSMMLLENVKRHLKRPVWINADILPGPNGNSRVVDAKPFIDTVTSFFPDVTFSLGWTTGWHPEKVNEGYSWIMVKEMEYICNELNQLVTFPVRAALVRQSCSQLLWLLKQSNRVFY